A region of Desulfolithobacter dissulfuricans DNA encodes the following proteins:
- a CDS encoding AAA family ATPase — translation MMASHHSLDYLDFFGFDEPPFRLSPDPDFFFHTRPHLAAKEVLEYGIRRGDGFMVLMGTAGTGKSLLLRILIQNLPPGKKTAIIVTPALDPQSLLRMVLDELEVVVADGKQDLGVLVKEFEKALLLLAEQGCELLIIIDEAQNLPLETLEQLRLLSNIETSSRKLVQILLAGQPELKELLGSPRLFQLSQRISITEELRPLTRKETGQYITFRLSRAGRTDITLGRSALGRIHARTSGIPRLINRIMDRALLIAASEGSHTITGRHITRADKTLPDFTRDRTRVRLPLPGPALFTIAALILLILGLYKFSNFSGIMVQDVISALSQGVQKASTEMVPQQKTATVPATAPIERVRITVDKALIRQAPGTSHPRITTGVRGQEFELVGEKDGWFAIRVFDPAGHQTTGWIKGELVTRTEKR, via the coding sequence ATGATGGCATCTCATCACTCCCTGGATTATCTCGACTTTTTCGGTTTTGACGAACCGCCGTTCAGGCTGTCGCCCGATCCGGATTTTTTCTTTCACACCCGACCGCACCTGGCCGCCAAGGAAGTACTGGAATATGGCATCCGGCGTGGGGACGGGTTCATGGTCCTGATGGGGACAGCCGGAACCGGCAAATCCCTCCTGCTACGCATCCTGATCCAGAACCTGCCTCCCGGTAAAAAGACAGCGATTATCGTCACCCCGGCCCTTGACCCACAGAGCCTGCTCAGGATGGTGCTCGACGAACTCGAGGTGGTGGTGGCCGATGGTAAGCAGGACCTGGGTGTCCTGGTCAAAGAATTTGAAAAGGCCCTGCTTCTGCTGGCAGAGCAGGGTTGTGAACTCCTGATAATAATCGATGAAGCCCAGAACCTGCCCCTGGAGACCCTGGAACAGCTCAGGCTGCTTTCAAACATCGAAACCAGCTCCAGGAAACTCGTGCAGATCCTGCTGGCCGGACAGCCTGAACTCAAGGAACTGCTTGGTTCTCCAAGGCTGTTTCAACTCTCCCAGCGAATCTCCATCACAGAAGAACTTCGTCCCCTGACCCGGAAAGAAACCGGCCAGTATATAACGTTCAGGCTCAGCCGGGCCGGCCGGACCGATATCACCCTTGGCCGATCCGCCCTGGGGCGAATCCACGCCAGGACCTCGGGCATCCCCCGGCTTATCAACAGGATCATGGACCGGGCCCTGCTCATCGCAGCCTCCGAAGGATCGCACACCATAACAGGCAGGCACATCACCCGGGCGGACAAGACCCTGCCCGATTTCACCAGGGACCGCACAAGGGTCAGGCTGCCACTCCCTGGTCCGGCTCTCTTTACCATCGCCGCCCTCATACTTCTTATCCTCGGACTCTATAAATTTTCCAATTTTTCTGGTATCATGGTCCAGGATGTGATTTCAGCCCTGTCCCAGGGCGTCCAGAAAGCATCCACAGAGATGGTGCCACAGCAGAAAACAGCGACCGTACCGGCCACTGCACCGATAGAAAGAGTGCGGATCACGGTGGACAAGGCCCTGATCCGTCAGGCCCCGGGCACAAGCCATCCCCGGATAACCACCGGTGTACGTGGCCAGGAATTCGAGCTCGTCGGTGAAAAAGACGGTTGGTTTGCCATCCGTGTCTTTGATCCGGCCGGCCATCAGACCACTGGCTGGATCAAGGGTGAGCTGGTGACCCGGACAGAGAAGCGATAG
- a CDS encoding type II secretion system F family protein: MPFFIYEAADTSGQKIRDEGEYPSVAALYTDLRGQGLTLLDYRKKLQLNLSIGQRKVRRLVLAEFFRNLSLLVQGGVPLRQAIQDLYLNPGDPALKAALKEISHKIEGGELLSEAMKAQPRVFGKILVVLVTIGEETGTLDRTLNDAARHLERTEEIISNTRRAVTYPAFIAVAMTAALAFWMLYVLPQLLTLFKSMGMTDLPLATRVLIVSVDICRTWWPLVPGIVLFVSLAGFLARKNTRIKYAWDLCWSSMPLVGRILKASQLAFLFEYLSLLSEAGIHIVRSLQIMEESINHQVLQKGVKQIETSVMEGRGLAESFTQVHMFEPFIIRMISVGEQTGTMPSQLKILADFYLARVNKLVDTMAKTLEPLLITFSGLIFMVIAVGLLGPIYDLMTQIK, from the coding sequence ATGCCGTTCTTTATCTATGAAGCCGCCGATACCTCCGGTCAGAAAATACGGGACGAGGGGGAGTACCCGTCTGTCGCCGCCCTGTATACCGATCTCAGGGGCCAAGGCCTCACTCTCCTTGACTACCGGAAAAAACTGCAGCTCAATCTTTCCATCGGGCAGCGGAAAGTCAGGCGACTGGTCCTGGCCGAGTTCTTCCGTAACCTGAGCCTGCTGGTCCAGGGAGGAGTACCGCTGCGCCAGGCCATTCAGGACCTTTACTTGAATCCCGGCGATCCAGCCCTGAAAGCGGCCCTGAAAGAGATAAGCCACAAGATCGAGGGCGGCGAGTTGCTTTCAGAAGCAATGAAGGCCCAGCCGCGTGTCTTTGGCAAGATCCTGGTGGTTCTGGTGACCATCGGCGAGGAAACCGGCACCCTTGACCGCACCCTCAACGACGCGGCCCGTCACCTGGAACGGACCGAAGAGATAATCTCCAACACCAGGCGGGCCGTTACCTACCCTGCTTTCATCGCCGTGGCCATGACCGCGGCCCTGGCCTTCTGGATGCTCTATGTCCTGCCCCAGCTACTGACCCTTTTTAAAAGCATGGGCATGACCGACCTGCCGCTGGCCACCCGGGTACTGATCGTCAGCGTCGACATCTGCAGGACCTGGTGGCCCCTTGTTCCCGGTATTGTCCTGTTTGTCAGCCTGGCAGGTTTCCTGGCCCGCAAAAATACCAGGATCAAGTATGCCTGGGATCTCTGCTGGTCCAGCATGCCCCTGGTGGGCAGGATCCTCAAAGCCTCCCAGCTTGCCTTTCTGTTCGAATACCTCTCCCTGCTCTCCGAGGCAGGCATCCACATCGTTCGCAGCCTGCAGATCATGGAAGAATCCATCAATCACCAGGTCCTCCAAAAAGGGGTGAAGCAGATCGAGACCAGTGTCATGGAGGGTCGGGGACTGGCTGAATCCTTCACCCAGGTCCACATGTTCGAGCCCTTCATCATCCGCATGATCAGTGTGGGAGAACAGACAGGCACCATGCCGAGCCAGCTGAAAATCCTGGCTGATTTCTATCTTGCCAGGGTCAACAAGCTGGTTGATACCATGGCCAAGACCCTGGAGCCGCTGCTCATCACCTTTTCCGGCCTCATCTTCATGGTCATAGCAGTTGGCCTGCTTGGCCCCATATACGACCTGATGACCCAGATCAAATGA
- a CDS encoding ATPase, T2SS/T4P/T4SS family: MPDRIHPGAGRARSPRPAPDGRYFKAGSCPECQNTGYLGRVVVGEILGLSRELLKLISQEAPLGAIEEQARKEGFYDIREAAIRKVVQGETSIEELRRVIG; this comes from the coding sequence ATGCCGGATCGAATACACCCCGGAGCCGGAAGAGCTCGAAGCCCTCGGCCTGCCCCCGACGGCAGGTATTTCAAGGCGGGAAGCTGTCCCGAATGCCAGAACACCGGTTACCTGGGTCGGGTGGTGGTGGGCGAGATTCTTGGTCTGTCCAGGGAATTGCTCAAGCTCATCTCCCAGGAAGCTCCGCTTGGCGCCATCGAGGAACAGGCCAGAAAAGAAGGCTTTTATGACATCAGGGAAGCAGCGATCAGGAAAGTCGTCCAGGGCGAGACGAGCATAGAGGAACTCAGGAGGGTGATTGGATAA
- a CDS encoding type II secretion system protein codes for MQRKLDNKGFTLVEMAIVLVIIGLLLGAVMKGQSLIQQAKVKNVIDQIDSFRAAILTFYDRYGQYPGDETLSNIPNGDDDTVGDGDGQVEYAGEMYNLFRDLQLAGIISGNYDGTTDLPRHAYGDSLLFYWVTPSGGTTNHWFRLDNLPWDVALEIDLKLDDGVYNTGSVVANEDYVPASNNIGNTYIKF; via the coding sequence ATGCAACGAAAACTTGACAACAAAGGTTTTACTCTGGTTGAGATGGCCATTGTGCTGGTCATCATCGGTCTGCTGCTTGGCGCGGTGATGAAAGGACAGTCCCTGATCCAGCAGGCAAAGGTCAAAAACGTCATCGACCAGATCGACAGCTTTCGAGCCGCTATCCTGACATTTTATGACCGCTACGGCCAGTACCCCGGCGATGAGACACTGAGCAACATTCCCAACGGGGACGACGATACCGTTGGCGACGGCGATGGCCAGGTGGAATACGCCGGCGAGATGTACAACCTCTTCCGCGACCTGCAGCTCGCCGGTATCATCTCCGGTAATTACGACGGCACCACGGACCTTCCCCGGCACGCCTATGGCGATAGCCTGCTTTTCTACTGGGTTACCCCTTCTGGTGGAACCACCAATCACTGGTTCCGGCTGGACAACCTGCCCTGGGACGTGGCCCTGGAGATCGACCTCAAGCTCGATGACGGTGTCTACAACACCGGCAGTGTCGTTGCCAATGAGGACTATGTCCCGGCGAGCAACAACATAGGCAACACCTACATCAAATTTTAG
- a CDS encoding GTP-binding protein, whose amino-acid sequence MSFINLKDKIVQVKIVYYGPGRGGKTTNLEYINRRFRKQIQSEMVSLKTHGDRTLFFDFLPFNMGQIKGYDLKIQLYTVPGQVKYNATRKLVLKGVDGIVFVADAQEQMRQKNIRSLNQLHENLLAYKESIFKIPLVMQYNKVDLRNQGVPILPISVLEKDLNSKLRVPSFEASALTGYNVPETLKKIISSTVVSIQRKLL is encoded by the coding sequence TTGAGCTTCATCAACCTCAAAGACAAAATTGTTCAGGTAAAGATCGTTTATTACGGGCCCGGTCGGGGAGGAAAAACCACCAATCTCGAGTACATTAACCGAAGATTCAGAAAGCAGATCCAGTCCGAGATGGTCAGCCTCAAAACCCACGGCGACCGCACCCTGTTTTTCGACTTCCTGCCCTTCAACATGGGCCAGATCAAGGGTTATGATCTGAAAATACAGCTGTATACCGTGCCCGGGCAGGTCAAATACAATGCCACCAGAAAACTTGTCCTGAAAGGGGTGGACGGCATCGTCTTTGTTGCCGATGCCCAGGAACAGATGCGGCAGAAAAACATCAGGTCCCTCAACCAGTTGCACGAGAACCTGCTGGCCTACAAGGAGTCCATTTTCAAAATTCCCCTTGTCATGCAGTACAACAAGGTCGACCTGCGCAACCAGGGTGTCCCCATTCTCCCCATCAGTGTCCTGGAGAAGGATCTCAACAGCAAACTCAGGGTCCCCTCCTTTGAGGCCAGCGCCCTGACAGGATATAACGTACCTGAAACACTAAAAAAGATAATATCTTCCACGGTTGTGTCCATCCAGAGGAAGCTGCTTTAG
- a CDS encoding roadblock/LC7 domain-containing protein, which yields MNYGVVSQEQLEQIDEILTEKLIKIGVDCVIIIDMAGNIITARDNGRSKYDVYSFAALAAGNFATVDAMAKLVGEEEFSLLFHKGNDSNIHFSKIDDELLLISMFGKDISLGFLRLNVVEAIDQIKKLWPRNE from the coding sequence ATGAATTATGGGGTAGTCAGTCAGGAGCAACTGGAACAAATCGACGAGATACTGACTGAAAAACTGATCAAGATCGGTGTAGACTGTGTCATTATCATTGATATGGCCGGCAACATCATCACGGCCAGGGACAATGGCAGATCAAAATATGATGTCTATTCCTTTGCCGCCCTGGCAGCGGGAAACTTTGCCACTGTGGATGCAATGGCCAAGCTGGTTGGCGAAGAAGAATTCTCCCTCCTGTTCCACAAGGGAAATGACAGCAACATCCATTTCTCCAAAATCGACGATGAGCTCCTGCTGATTTCCATGTTCGGCAAAGACATTTCCCTGGGCTTTCTACGTCTCAACGTGGTTGAGGCCATCGACCAGATCAAAAAACTCTGGCCTCGTAACGAGTAA
- a CDS encoding EscU/YscU/HrcU family type III secretion system export apparatus switch protein produces the protein MDKPTGKISEKAVALLYDQEKSAAPQVVASGSGLVAQKILQTARDAGVFIQEDPDLVELLAKVPVGEEIPEELYRSIADILAFVYLVNEKYKAEKDPQK, from the coding sequence ATGGATAAACCCACAGGGAAAATATCGGAAAAGGCCGTGGCCCTGCTGTACGACCAGGAAAAATCAGCAGCGCCCCAGGTCGTTGCCAGCGGATCGGGCCTTGTGGCGCAGAAGATCCTCCAGACGGCCCGGGATGCAGGCGTGTTCATCCAGGAAGATCCGGACCTCGTCGAGCTGCTGGCCAAGGTGCCGGTGGGCGAGGAGATCCCCGAGGAACTCTATCGCAGCATCGCCGATATCCTGGCCTTTGTCTATCTGGTCAATGAAAAATACAAGGCAGAGAAAGACCCGCAAAAATAA
- a CDS encoding PilZ domain-containing protein encodes MPEISEIIDEIRDSSTVIIDLPLNGGKRKRLTCVFKRKESPEFQLVFPPNTLPLEDIDTDSTCRLSINQSNDPVTLIAKIDALEDDRILHLTGQEPIRPELLREYFRVSLRSKIVASYQPGPRETRSKPWTMTGETIDLSGGGVLALFPGKPENRRNIRLEIELPTQSEPVVCIAEVVRTYRMRKKKYQAAFHFTDIEQKTRDQIISCCLQEQRRQLREKIRVE; translated from the coding sequence GTGCCAGAGATATCTGAAATAATAGACGAAATAAGAGACAGCTCCACCGTGATCATTGATCTGCCCCTGAACGGGGGAAAACGGAAGCGGTTGACCTGTGTCTTCAAGCGGAAAGAATCCCCGGAATTCCAACTTGTTTTTCCGCCCAACACCCTGCCCCTGGAAGATATCGACACAGATTCCACCTGCCGACTGTCGATCAACCAGTCCAACGATCCTGTCACCCTGATCGCCAAGATCGACGCCCTGGAAGACGACCGCATCCTCCATCTCACCGGGCAGGAACCCATCAGGCCCGAGTTGCTCAGGGAATACTTCCGTGTCTCCCTGCGTTCCAAGATTGTCGCCTCTTACCAGCCCGGCCCAAGGGAAACCCGCAGCAAACCCTGGACCATGACCGGAGAGACCATCGATCTCAGCGGGGGAGGCGTACTCGCCCTCTTTCCCGGCAAACCGGAAAACCGACGGAACATCCGCCTTGAAATAGAATTGCCGACCCAGTCCGAACCGGTGGTCTGCATAGCCGAGGTGGTGCGGACCTATAGAATGCGCAAAAAAAAGTATCAGGCCGCCTTCCATTTCACGGATATCGAGCAAAAGACCAGGGACCAGATCATCTCCTGCTGTCTTCAGGAACAGCGCCGCCAGCTCCGGGAAAAAATACGCGTCGAATAA
- a CDS encoding PilZ domain-containing protein: MLTLPQLIEKLAPDTTVRVALPVVDSGEKLRLTGVYHPEEEERFTIVFPLDTLPVERIDKNRKCAINVNVEGQTYLLLADILEIKDKRTMRLIGREVVVPDQTREYFRVDVTTPVAAASIIPEELADDDSAWRITGETIDVSGNGLLAVFNKPIEDKGPVRIELVLPQAKPEIVHALAHIVRTTKVNDDTYHIAFHFDELSTEDQDKIVATCFGIQRRNLRLKVRVRDSE; encoded by the coding sequence ATGCTTACCCTGCCGCAACTCATTGAAAAACTCGCTCCGGATACCACGGTTCGGGTGGCTCTGCCCGTCGTTGACAGCGGTGAAAAACTGCGGTTGACCGGGGTCTATCATCCCGAAGAGGAAGAGCGGTTCACCATCGTCTTTCCCCTGGATACCCTGCCGGTGGAACGCATTGACAAGAACAGGAAATGCGCCATCAACGTCAATGTCGAGGGCCAGACCTACCTGCTCCTGGCAGACATCCTGGAAATAAAGGACAAACGCACCATGCGGCTCATCGGCCGGGAGGTGGTCGTCCCGGACCAGACCCGAGAGTATTTCCGAGTCGATGTCACCACTCCGGTCGCCGCCGCCTCGATTATTCCCGAGGAGCTGGCCGACGACGACTCGGCCTGGCGTATAACCGGCGAGACCATCGATGTCAGTGGCAACGGACTGCTGGCCGTCTTCAACAAACCCATCGAAGACAAGGGCCCTGTCCGGATAGAGCTCGTGCTGCCCCAGGCCAAGCCGGAAATAGTTCACGCCCTTGCCCACATCGTCCGGACCACCAAGGTCAACGACGATACCTACCACATTGCCTTTCATTTTGACGAGCTGTCCACCGAAGACCAGGACAAGATAGTGGCCACCTGTTTCGGCATCCAGCGCCGGAACCTGCGTCTCAAAGTCCGGGTGCGCGACAGCGAGTAA
- a CDS encoding motility associated factor glycosyltransferase family protein: MEFFRQRHPVLLSLVRKQKCPYQLNITPEFLSITHEESGQLAHPEAGLDMFAAMMGDWVHDTWIDLCNFKIPAMDRYPLHGKPLRTIYQQLLTEFPESLFRFSLKQINLKELSDGRRFSPPVVFLGIFHGLHVDYYLSRTEVSHILLVEPDLERFEVSCYFLDYRKISDQAEVVFSLGTDPQSEAIRYFFSNYSVSRQLWTRVLPGYECPENPHLIESFRMHQATMSNVVFPLDYEYDAICQIMANLRQQRPLLTSRPRLSKKSRIAVVASGPSLDHDLEWLRANQDNLIIFAVFSAVKPLLRHGIRPDFQVTIETMLHQEGLREPLGLDPDIPVIAGCNAPVSIVRYFNEILLCGMGDKVAPVHFTMPMHRVLPSSTNMAFSFACLCQPGEIYLLGCDFGYYSIDKSHAGATIYEKPEHGSDEQSVDDYLDKMQQIIVEANFSSKDREVVTSTPFLTHVRIVVEQAIEAAGKKTKVYNLSDGARVRGARARRSRAISLRNYPRRQDDIDRIRKAFLPAQEGKNWKSYTKDSSQVAEGLKRDVIRGLELETFTWKKFNQVVDRAVLDAVMANRENERDRRPEVFVLFILHLLTAWYKVLLFADQQEMAEEIYRSGLEKIRAVVEKLEWPVKELN; this comes from the coding sequence ATGGAATTTTTCCGTCAACGGCATCCAGTCCTGTTGTCGCTTGTCCGGAAACAGAAATGTCCTTACCAGTTGAATATCACGCCGGAATTTCTGTCAATAACGCATGAAGAGAGCGGTCAGCTGGCCCACCCGGAAGCCGGGTTGGATATGTTTGCCGCCATGATGGGAGACTGGGTCCATGACACCTGGATCGATCTCTGCAATTTCAAGATACCTGCCATGGACAGGTACCCACTGCATGGGAAGCCGTTGCGAACAATTTACCAGCAGCTCCTGACAGAGTTCCCGGAATCCCTGTTCCGTTTTTCCCTCAAACAGATCAACCTCAAGGAGCTTTCTGATGGCCGCCGTTTTTCTCCTCCAGTTGTTTTTCTCGGTATTTTCCATGGGTTACATGTAGATTACTATCTTTCGCGTACCGAAGTGAGTCACATTCTTCTGGTGGAACCGGATCTGGAACGGTTTGAGGTCTCCTGTTATTTTCTTGATTACCGGAAGATAAGCGACCAGGCTGAGGTGGTGTTTTCCCTCGGGACCGATCCTCAGAGCGAGGCAATAAGGTATTTTTTCAGCAATTATTCGGTGAGCCGTCAGCTCTGGACCCGTGTCCTGCCGGGGTACGAATGCCCGGAAAATCCGCATCTGATCGAATCATTTCGCATGCACCAGGCCACCATGTCCAACGTGGTCTTTCCGCTTGATTACGAGTATGATGCCATTTGTCAGATTATGGCCAATCTCAGGCAACAGCGTCCTTTGCTGACAAGCCGTCCCCGTCTGTCCAAAAAATCCAGGATTGCTGTTGTGGCATCAGGGCCTTCCCTTGATCATGATCTTGAGTGGCTAAGAGCAAACCAGGATAATCTGATTATTTTCGCAGTGTTCAGTGCGGTTAAGCCTTTGTTGCGTCATGGAATCAGGCCTGATTTCCAAGTTACAATCGAGACGATGTTACATCAGGAAGGTTTGCGTGAACCTCTTGGTCTTGATCCGGACATACCTGTGATTGCGGGCTGTAATGCTCCGGTATCGATAGTGCGATATTTCAATGAAATCCTGCTCTGTGGCATGGGAGACAAGGTCGCGCCGGTTCATTTCACGATGCCCATGCACAGGGTTCTGCCCTCCAGTACCAACATGGCGTTTTCCTTTGCCTGTCTGTGTCAACCCGGTGAGATATATCTACTTGGCTGCGATTTCGGTTATTATTCTATCGATAAAAGTCATGCCGGAGCCACCATATATGAAAAGCCGGAGCATGGCTCGGATGAACAGTCGGTTGATGATTACCTGGACAAAATGCAGCAGATTATTGTTGAGGCAAATTTTTCATCTAAAGACCGGGAGGTTGTCACCAGTACGCCATTTTTGACCCATGTACGGATCGTTGTCGAGCAGGCCATCGAGGCGGCAGGTAAAAAGACGAAAGTGTACAACCTCTCCGACGGTGCCAGGGTCAGGGGCGCACGGGCCAGGCGGTCCCGGGCCATCAGCCTGCGGAATTACCCACGCAGGCAGGATGATATCGACCGGATAAGAAAGGCCTTTTTGCCGGCTCAAGAGGGAAAAAACTGGAAATCATATACCAAAGATTCGAGTCAGGTGGCAGAAGGATTGAAAAGAGATGTGATCCGCGGGCTGGAACTCGAAACTTTTACCTGGAAGAAATTTAACCAGGTTGTCGACCGGGCGGTTCTGGATGCGGTTATGGCGAACAGGGAGAATGAAAGGGACAGGCGACCAGAGGTCTTTGTCCTGTTTATTCTTCACCTGTTGACCGCCTGGTACAAGGTATTGCTGTTTGCCGATCAACAGGAGATGGCGGAGGAAATTTATCGCTCCGGCCTGGAAAAGATCAGGGCCGTGGTCGAAAAACTCGAATGGCCGGTGAAGGAGTTGAATTAG
- the fliS gene encoding flagellar export chaperone FliS, protein MNGYTNQYLTNQIASATPEQLLLMLYDGAIRFTTLAVKAIESNDIPKRAYYINKASAIISELDATLDHDQDANLAENLDALYHYMLKEFMNANKDNDPEPLKAIIKMLKELRETWAEAIALAKNEQVEPASQNLDSDPAPGHTKIAAAL, encoded by the coding sequence ATGAACGGATACACCAACCAGTACCTCACCAACCAGATCGCCAGTGCCACTCCGGAACAGCTCCTGCTCATGCTTTATGACGGCGCCATCCGCTTCACGACCCTGGCAGTCAAGGCCATTGAAAGCAATGATATCCCCAAGCGGGCCTATTACATAAACAAGGCCTCGGCTATCATATCCGAGCTCGATGCAACCCTGGATCACGACCAGGATGCCAACCTGGCCGAGAACCTCGATGCCCTGTATCATTACATGCTCAAAGAGTTCATGAATGCCAACAAGGACAATGATCCGGAACCTCTCAAGGCTATCATCAAGATGCTCAAGGAGTTGCGCGAAACCTGGGCCGAGGCCATAGCTCTTGCCAAAAACGAGCAGGTGGAACCGGCTTCCCAGAACCTGGACAGTGACCCTGCTCCGGGGCACACCAAAATAGCAGCCGCCCTGTAG
- the fliD gene encoding flagellar filament capping protein FliD has product MTISFGGLATGLDTNGIIDAIMNVERQPLARLETDKTWLNNRLSAFTELDSKLNTFLDSIANLGDPDVLAKRSVSLSSSDYFSATVSSEALAGTSYQVEVLSIAQVQKTVSDAGFADKTSNTFGTGTLNLTVGTTTTGIEITAENNSLEGIMQAINDAGLGVTASIINDGTASPYRLMLTGEDVGTSFSLDTTGLTGGTDTLGTFTDTQTATQAHIQVDGIDIYSDNNTISEAIPGVTLDLTQTSTGTTTRVDVELNKTSIQSTIEEFAKGYNEVIQFITGQSTMGDTEAGVLAGDAGINSIKRHLQNMLTDPYSNSGVFSTLSELGFETQKDGTLVVNSEKLSDAIDTNLDSVTSLLAGDDGQSGLASEFQDYLESMTDSSNGMLAGRKEAINNNIEQIDAQIERTEARLAKREETLRAQYLAMEQLVSQWNSTGDYLMQQLDSISSLSKK; this is encoded by the coding sequence ATGACTATCTCATTTGGCGGACTGGCCACAGGACTCGACACCAATGGCATTATCGACGCCATCATGAACGTCGAACGCCAGCCACTTGCCCGTCTGGAAACCGACAAAACCTGGCTCAACAACCGTCTTTCCGCCTTCACCGAGCTTGACTCCAAGCTCAATACCTTCCTGGACTCCATCGCCAATCTCGGCGACCCGGATGTGCTGGCCAAACGGTCTGTCAGCCTGAGCAGCAGCGATTATTTTTCTGCCACTGTTTCCAGCGAAGCGCTGGCTGGAACCAGCTACCAGGTGGAAGTCCTTTCCATCGCTCAGGTTCAGAAAACTGTCTCGGACGCGGGATTTGCTGACAAGACCTCCAACACCTTTGGCACCGGCACCCTGAACCTGACCGTGGGAACCACCACGACAGGTATCGAGATCACGGCGGAGAACAACTCCCTGGAAGGAATCATGCAGGCCATCAACGATGCCGGCCTCGGAGTGACCGCCTCCATCATCAACGACGGTACCGCCAGCCCCTACCGGCTCATGCTCACCGGCGAGGATGTCGGTACCTCCTTTTCACTGGACACCACAGGTCTCACCGGTGGCACAGACACCCTGGGCACCTTCACGGACACCCAGACCGCAACCCAGGCCCACATCCAGGTGGACGGGATAGATATATACAGTGACAACAATACGATCAGTGAGGCTATCCCCGGCGTCACCCTGGATCTCACCCAGACATCCACAGGCACCACAACCAGGGTCGATGTAGAACTGAACAAGACAAGCATCCAGTCCACCATCGAGGAGTTTGCCAAAGGGTACAACGAGGTTATCCAGTTCATCACCGGCCAGTCCACCATGGGCGACACCGAAGCGGGCGTGCTGGCCGGCGACGCGGGTATCAACTCCATCAAGCGGCATCTTCAGAACATGCTCACCGATCCCTATTCAAACAGTGGTGTCTTCTCAACCCTTTCGGAACTGGGCTTCGAAACCCAGAAAGACGGTACCCTTGTGGTCAACAGCGAGAAGCTCAGCGACGCCATCGACACCAACCTGGATTCCGTTACCAGCCTTCTGGCAGGGGACGACGGCCAAAGTGGCCTGGCCAGTGAGTTTCAGGATTATCTTGAATCCATGACCGATTCCAGCAACGGCATGCTGGCGGGACGCAAGGAGGCGATCAACAATAATATTGAACAGATTGATGCACAAATAGAGCGGACCGAGGCCCGTCTCGCCAAGCGGGAAGAGACCCTGCGGGCCCAGTACCTGGCCATGGAACAGCTGGTCAGCCAGTGGAACTCAACCGGGGATTACCTGATGCAGCAGCTGGATTCCATTTCCAGCCTGTCCAAGAAATAG
- a CDS encoding flagellar protein FlaG, producing MNIDSITMTSASPPRTQEPAEQITRQRQQEKVNKPAEPGNQKQNMIQPEELLDQIKSITEGGAYSVRFEKDNDINALIVKVVDQETNEIIRQIPPEEMVNLSKHLQELRGNIVDTVS from the coding sequence ATGAATATTGATTCCATCACCATGACCAGCGCGTCACCGCCCCGCACCCAGGAACCCGCGGAGCAAATCACCAGGCAGCGGCAACAGGAAAAAGTCAACAAACCCGCTGAACCTGGCAATCAGAAACAGAACATGATCCAGCCCGAAGAACTGCTGGATCAGATCAAGTCCATCACCGAAGGTGGTGCATACAGCGTTCGCTTCGAGAAAGACAATGACATCAACGCACTGATCGTCAAGGTTGTCGATCAGGAAACCAACGAGATCATCCGGCAGATTCCACCGGAGGAGATGGTCAACCTGAGCAAGCATCTCCAGGAACTGCGCGGCAATATCGTCGATACCGTTAGCTGA
- a CDS encoding flagellin: MAADTFVNSSTDYVSAIDISTQTGAQSAIDVIDKALGKIDSQRGNLGAVQNRFESTIANLQNISENISAARSRILDADIAQETSEMTKQNILQQAGISILAQANQAPQMALSLLQ; the protein is encoded by the coding sequence GTGGCGGCAGATACCTTTGTCAACTCGTCCACCGACTATGTCAGCGCAATCGACATATCTACCCAGACCGGTGCCCAGTCGGCCATTGACGTCATCGACAAGGCGCTTGGCAAGATCGACTCCCAGCGTGGTAACCTTGGTGCGGTTCAGAACCGGTTCGAGTCCACGATCGCCAATCTGCAGAATATTTCCGAAAATATCTCTGCGGCACGCTCCCGAATTCTCGACGCGGACATCGCCCAGGAGACCTCGGAGATGACCAAGCAGAACATCCTGCAGCAGGCCGGTATCTCCATCCTGGCCCAGGCCAACCAGGCCCCGCAGATGGCACTGTCCCTGCTCCAGTAA